From the Acidobacteriota bacterium genome, one window contains:
- a CDS encoding DEAD/DEAH box helicase yields the protein MTFDELNLAPDLLRGIADLGFTEPTPIQADAIPPGLAGRDLLGAAMTGSGKTAAFLLPILHQLLERSRGVTRALALTPTRELAAQIEEHLQSLGKHTPLTAAVIHGGVAFEPQEKAFRQGVDMMIATPGRLLDHLRRPYGHLDGVEFLVLDEADRMLDMGFIPDIRRILQKLPGRRQTMLFSATMPGPIASLAKELLKEPVTINIERKAAPADGITQVTYAVRHAHKPALLLHLLKRGGIENALAFTRTKERADRLAGYLKGHGISVTAIHGDRSQMQRTRALEAFKKGKYRVLVATDVAARGIDVEGLSHVVNVDVPSQPEDYIHRIGRTGRQQATGDAITFVAARELADLHAIERAIRSKLPRLTAEDFDYQTGRSVPTPEEEAAERERQEKERARREAAKAAKVKAAAERAAAAKRKAELKAVEEQIRAAAAKAAAKTDATEAVPPETASAAAESPEVVEAEVAAASSAGPDAQPAEPASEATASPTPGAAEAPVQDAASAPQPTGSEAAPDDHQASPQASRSRPVAVDSDRDSVLQRFREMQARRRGGRPGPAASPRPAPVAKPSSPKPKAAPKPQAAPKPQEADAPRPPAEIQKTPPAPQPEAVSRPRAAPEAPAPPAKAASSAPAKAAPPAKRQASGGASRKPGQRSPAKSRSTALSPEREAIVERFRAMRHRKRG from the coding sequence ATGACCTTTGATGAGCTGAACCTGGCCCCCGATCTACTGCGCGGAATCGCCGACCTCGGATTCACCGAGCCCACCCCGATCCAGGCCGACGCGATTCCGCCGGGCCTTGCCGGACGCGACCTGCTCGGTGCCGCGATGACCGGAAGCGGCAAGACGGCGGCCTTTCTGCTGCCCATCCTGCACCAGCTCCTCGAGCGCTCGCGGGGGGTCACCCGGGCCCTCGCTCTGACCCCGACCCGCGAGCTGGCGGCTCAGATCGAAGAGCACCTGCAGTCCCTCGGCAAGCACACGCCGCTGACCGCTGCGGTGATTCACGGCGGCGTCGCCTTCGAGCCCCAGGAAAAGGCCTTCCGGCAAGGCGTCGACATGATGATCGCCACCCCCGGGCGTTTGCTCGATCATCTGCGCCGTCCCTATGGCCATCTCGACGGGGTCGAGTTCCTGGTGCTGGACGAGGCCGATCGCATGCTCGACATGGGATTCATTCCGGACATCCGACGGATTCTTCAGAAGCTTCCCGGACGCCGCCAGACGATGTTGTTCTCGGCCACCATGCCGGGGCCCATCGCCTCCCTCGCCAAGGAGCTCCTGAAGGAGCCGGTGACGATCAACATCGAGCGCAAGGCGGCGCCGGCGGACGGCATCACCCAGGTCACCTATGCCGTCCGGCACGCTCACAAACCGGCCCTGCTGCTGCACCTCCTGAAGCGCGGCGGCATCGAGAACGCCCTCGCCTTCACCCGCACCAAGGAACGGGCCGATCGTCTGGCGGGCTATCTCAAGGGCCACGGAATCTCGGTGACGGCGATCCACGGAGACCGTTCCCAAATGCAGCGCACCCGCGCCCTCGAAGCCTTCAAGAAGGGCAAGTACCGGGTGCTGGTGGCGACCGACGTGGCGGCTCGAGGGATCGACGTCGAGGGCCTCAGCCACGTGGTCAATGTCGATGTGCCGAGTCAGCCGGAGGACTACATCCATCGCATCGGCCGCACCGGCCGGCAGCAGGCGACGGGCGATGCCATCACCTTTGTGGCGGCCCGTGAGCTCGCCGACCTGCACGCCATCGAGCGCGCCATCCGCAGCAAGCTGCCGCGCCTGACGGCGGAGGACTTCGACTACCAGACCGGTCGCTCGGTGCCGACGCCGGAGGAGGAGGCCGCCGAGCGCGAACGGCAGGAGAAGGAGCGGGCGCGGCGCGAGGCCGCCAAGGCAGCGAAGGTGAAGGCCGCTGCCGAGAGAGCGGCGGCCGCCAAGCGCAAGGCGGAGCTCAAGGCCGTCGAGGAACAGATTCGCGCCGCGGCGGCCAAGGCCGCCGCCAAGACCGATGCCACCGAGGCTGTTCCGCCCGAGACTGCTTCGGCCGCAGCCGAATCCCCAGAGGTGGTGGAAGCCGAGGTGGCCGCGGCGTCGTCGGCAGGCCCCGACGCACAGCCGGCGGAGCCGGCTTCCGAGGCGACAGCGTCGCCGACCCCGGGCGCTGCCGAAGCGCCGGTCCAGGACGCCGCTTCGGCGCCGCAACCGACCGGCAGCGAGGCGGCACCGGACGATCACCAGGCTTCGCCCCAGGCGAGCCGGTCCCGGCCGGTCGCGGTGGATTCGGACCGCGACTCGGTGCTGCAGCGATTCCGGGAGATGCAGGCGCGGCGGCGCGGTGGTCGACCCGGCCCTGCGGCGTCGCCACGACCGGCGCCGGTCGCGAAGCCATCGTCTCCGAAGCCGAAGGCAGCCCCCAAACCCCAGGCAGCTCCCAAGCCCCAGGAGGCAGACGCACCTCGACCTCCTGCCGAGATCCAGAAGACTCCGCCAGCTCCTCAGCCGGAGGCCGTTTCTCGGCCCCGGGCGGCTCCCGAAGCACCGGCGCCGCCGGCGAAGGCGGCTTCCAGCGCGCCCGCCAAGGCGGCGCCGCCGGCGAAGCGCCAGGCGTCCGGTGGGGCGTCGCGCAAGCCGGGTCAGCGATCGCCGGCCAAG
- the rocD gene encoding ornithine--oxo-acid transaminase, which translates to MTTAEIKTKPALSSAELIELEDHYGAHNYHPLDVVISRAEGIWVWDVEGNRYMDFLASYSAVNQGHCHPKIVDALVEQARRVALTSRAFRNDQLGLFYKELCELTGFARALPMNSGAEAVETAIKAARKWAYTVKGVDEDQAEILVFDQNFHGRTTTIVGFSSDQQYKEGFGPFTPGFRILPYGDIDAVREAITPNTAAVLIEPIQGEGGIILPQDGFLAELREVTQEHRVLLMLDEIQSGLGRTGKMFAYEHEGIRPDVVIIGKALSGGLYPVSAILADDEVMGVFHPGDHGSTYGGNPVAAAVARTALRVLIDEDLIGNSARLGDYLMERLQAIPSNYVHEYRGRGLWVGIELKPEANGARRFCEELQKHGILCKETHENVIRIAPPLTITKDELDWALERIEKVLMKLVWPAPPVDPSMA; encoded by the coding sequence ATGACCACTGCCGAAATCAAGACCAAGCCCGCCCTGAGCAGCGCCGAGCTGATCGAGCTCGAGGACCACTACGGGGCGCACAATTATCACCCCCTCGACGTCGTCATCTCACGCGCCGAAGGGATTTGGGTGTGGGACGTCGAGGGCAATCGCTACATGGATTTCCTCGCCTCCTACTCGGCCGTCAACCAGGGCCACTGCCATCCCAAGATCGTCGACGCCCTGGTCGAGCAGGCGCGCCGCGTCGCCCTCACCTCGCGCGCCTTCCGCAACGACCAGCTCGGCCTCTTCTACAAAGAGCTCTGCGAGCTCACCGGCTTCGCCCGTGCGCTGCCCATGAACAGCGGCGCCGAGGCCGTCGAGACGGCGATCAAGGCGGCCCGCAAGTGGGCCTACACGGTCAAGGGCGTCGACGAGGACCAGGCCGAGATTCTGGTCTTCGATCAGAACTTCCACGGTCGCACCACCACCATCGTCGGCTTCTCCTCGGATCAGCAGTACAAGGAGGGCTTCGGTCCCTTCACTCCCGGCTTCCGGATCCTCCCCTATGGCGACATCGACGCCGTGCGCGAGGCGATCACGCCCAACACCGCCGCGGTGCTGATCGAGCCGATCCAGGGCGAGGGCGGCATCATCCTGCCGCAGGATGGCTTCCTCGCCGAGCTGCGCGAGGTCACCCAGGAGCACCGCGTGCTCCTGATGCTCGACGAGATCCAGTCCGGCCTCGGCCGCACCGGCAAGATGTTCGCGTACGAGCACGAGGGCATTCGCCCGGACGTGGTGATCATCGGCAAGGCCCTCTCCGGCGGCCTCTATCCGGTGTCGGCGATCCTCGCCGACGACGAGGTGATGGGCGTCTTCCACCCCGGCGACCACGGCTCCACCTACGGCGGCAACCCGGTGGCCGCGGCAGTCGCCCGCACCGCCCTCCGGGTGCTCATCGACGAGGACCTGATCGGCAACTCGGCGCGCCTCGGCGACTACCTGATGGAGCGCCTCCAGGCGATTCCCTCGAATTACGTCCACGAGTACCGCGGCCGCGGCCTGTGGGTCGGCATCGAGCTCAAGCCCGAAGCCAATGGCGCCCGGCGCTTCTGCGAAGAGCTCCAGAAGCACGGCATCCTGTGCAAGGAAACGCACGAGAACGTGATTCGTATCGCGCCGCCCTTGACCATCACCAAGGACGAGCTCGACTGGGCCCTCGAGCGCATCGAAAAGGTGCTCATGAAGCTGGTCTGGCCGGCCCCGCCGGTCGACCCGTCCATGGCCTGA